In the Malaclemys terrapin pileata isolate rMalTer1 chromosome 3, rMalTer1.hap1, whole genome shotgun sequence genome, GACACTTACGCCTTTGGTTTCCCTCAGAAATGAGCAGCTCGGACTCTGAACCCTTCCTGGTTTGTCTCTGGCTGGCAAGGAGCGCGCTTGGGGCTGGACAGGAGAACAGCTTCCTGCTGGCACTGGGGGGTGATGCCTCTGTAGCGGGAGCCCAGAATGCCCTGGACTCCTGCTGCTGCATTGAAACGCCTGACTAGCCTGCTGCCGGCTCTGCCAGGCTTCCCCCGCCCCGAGGAGATCAACGTCCAGTCCCCAGGTGCTGTAGGCTGCATTTCCAATGCAGAACGCCCTCATGGGACCCCCGTCTCCTGGGACCTGTTGGAACATTTCCCTGGCGTAGGATCATCAGCAAGCGTAACATGTTGCGTGCGCCTCTTCCCTTGACGTCACTGATATcacaccctgttctcccccctcGCACGATGCAGCACTCGCTTCCCCTGGCTGGCtttgaaatgggaataatgcCCCGTCCCACCTCCCCAGGATAGCGAGTGTCTCAGTGCTGCGGCTGTCGCCTTTGGCCATGGGAGTGCCTCTCCGAGCCGAGCTGTTCAGCGGTGTATGGGGGTGGTGCTTTCTAGGCTGCAGTGGAAATGGGtactgcccctccccgccccatctcTGAGGCAGGAGCAGTGGGGATCTGTGTGCAGGAGGGAAGATCCGCCAGCCCAGGGAAGGCAaggcctttgtgtgtgtgtgtgtgtgtgtaaccagCTCTCGTGTGGTGCAGTCATTGAGGAGGCCAACTGGCTCACCCTGGACAAGGACGTGCAGAAGCCGGGAGACGGGTTTGATGCTGTCATCTGCCTGGGAAACTCCTTTGCACATCTGCCTGATTTCAAAGGTGAGCCTGGTGAAGAGCGTCTGCTTCCGGGGACCAGCCctgcagccaagcactgaggGCCGGGGGCAGGTGCGAATGCAGGGCGCTCATCTCCAAAGCACTAGCCCCCGCAGCCGCCAGGCAAGGCGGGCCCACCGTCCCATTTACTGCTGAGACTTGCTCAAGCCCACGCTGGGATGGCAGCAGGATTTGATCTGCCAGCCCATGCTCAGGCTGCGTCCAGAATACAACCAAGGCCCCGACTCCCCGTGTGGTGCAGGAATGAGGGACAGAAGAGAAGGTTGCGCGGCTCCACTTAGAAGAATCCTGGATTCTGGGGCTGCTCTAACGTACCCTGTGCTGCAGCGGCCCTATATGGGCAGTGCGTGCCAGCTGCCCCGTCCTACCctagcccccctccctgccccaagggcatTGGGCTGTAACTGCTCCAGGGCCTGTTTTTGCTAGGGCGTTCCTGGATGGCCAGTTTTGGCTGTGCTAGGGCCCGCCTATCTCCAGCCAGGAAATGGGGCTCGCGGGGAGGCGGACTAGCTTAGCTTAGGCACGCAGGGCCCCAGAGGCCCCAAACTGTCCACTGCTTTCTGTTGGCACCACTGCAGGACAAAGCGAGATGCCGGGGGGCCAtgggcagctggggtgggggacgggCTCTGGTGCATTGCAGAGGGGTAGCTGAATCCCGCCTCTTCACCTAGGTGATCAGAGCGACCATAAACTGGCCCTTAAGAACATTGCGAGCATGGTGCGACCGGGCGGCCTCATGGTCATCGACCATCGCAACTACGACTACATCCTGGCCACGGGCTGCGCCCCACCTGGCAAGAACATCTACTACAAGGTCACTGCCCTCCAGGCCTGCCCGGTGGAGGGGGAGGTCACCAGGGGTCAGGGGGCTGCTCTGTTTGTTGTGCCCTATTGAGGAATAGGGACAGGGCTGACTGGCACTCAGTGATGTGGGGATAGAGGTTTCCCGCCACCCCACACGTCCTCCCCGGCCACACCACCTGGCTCTGGCGGCCCCCCCGGCCATGCCTGTGGGCTCCAGTGCCCTGGTAACGTGAATCCTCACAGCTGGCCTGGTGAGAGGGAGCAGCTCTGGGTAATGGCAGACAGGGCATAGGGAGGTAATGGGGGAGGCTGACTTGACTGGAGTCATAGGTGAGGACAGAGTGGAGAGGCTGCAGGGCTGAGGCTACGGGAGGAGAGTGCAGCAGCTCCCTGTATGCCCTCGGGTGTAGCTGCGGCCAGAGGCGTCGCTGGGTGCTGTGCAGACCACACCAGGAGAGCGGGCTGCATTGGGGATTGGGATTGGCGCATCACCACAGCTCCAGGCGGGCAGGCTCCATCCCAGAATTCCCAGAACGAGTATGCTGGGGTGACGTTAGCCTCCCCCCGCTGACCTGGGGCAACTCCCCGCATTGTGCCTGGGGGCTGACACACGGGACGGGAGGAGGTAACAGGAAGCTTTTGGCCTTTTGCCCCTCCCAGAGTGACCTGACAAAGGACATCACCACATCCGTGCTGCTAGTGAACAACAAAGCCCATATGGTGACCCTGGACTACACACTGCAGGTCCCGGCCCAGGAGCCAGAGGAAGCCCCGGAACTGAGGTAGGTGCTGGCTGGCACAGTCACCTGTGGCGTGAGGAGGGGTGGGCCCCGATCCACGTGCACACGAGGTGTCTGGGCGCACGCAGCAGGGGCATGTCCTGCTTTGCCCAGCTGGGGACTCCTGTAGGCCTAAgagaagccccagccctgggtggcaTAGCTGCCTCCCTGCTAGCCTGACTCCCCCGTGCACGGCAGGCTCACGCTGGCACATCCCAGAGCCCCCCGCAggcgcctgtcccagcccctcagTGTGGTCTCTCTTCTCCTGTGTTCCAGCAAATTCCGTCTCTCCTACTACCCTCACTGCCTGGAGGCCTTCACGGAGCTGCTGAAGAACGCCTTCCAGGGGCAGTGCCAGCACAGCGTCCTGGGCGACTTCCAGCCCTACCAGCCCGGGCAGGCCTACACCCCCTGCTACTTCATCCACGTGGTGAAGAAGACAGGCTGAGGcgctgcctggggctccctgccgtTGCTGGTCGGAGTGCGCCCCCGGCCGTGTGGCAACGGATGAGGAGATGGAAATCTTCGCCATCTTCCTGTCTGAACGGCTCTGCTTGGGCGGCTGATGGGACTCTCCACCAGCCGGCCGCTTCAGGGGAAGGCCCCAGGAATTGCCTGAGCAAGGCTCTGTGGCTGGGTAGACCGGCCtatactgctgctgcttctcgtCCCTCTCTGCTTCTCGCATTTGTCAGGCTGCACCGGGGTGGGGGGCGTTTGTCCGAATCTCAGGGCTGTTGAGGGCTCTCCAGAAGGCTGTTGCGAGGAAGGTGAAACAATGCTCATGGAGAGTGACCCGTGCACGTGGTCCTGGTGTCTGTTCTGCGACTGGGCTGGGGATGACTAGCTCAGAGGAGGCGGGAGTTGGTGTGAGCAGGATTCTGCTGGTGCCGGTCATGGGGATCTCTCCATGGTGCCACTGGGCCCTTGGTATGGAGGAGGGACAGGGCCAGCTCACGCCTGGAGTCCGGAGCAGAGCCTGTGTCCAACTGCGTGCTCCAGCCACTGCACCATCTGCCTGGCCATTGCTGcagactgggggggaggagacacACTCCTCCACAGAGCTGCCACTCTGTGCCTGTGGGCCCCCCCAGGGCTGAAGGGCCCTGTGCAGGGCGTCCTGGAGATGTAAGTTCCAGGCCCAAGTGCTGTGGGGGGTACCTGAGGGCCACCCAGCTCTATGCACCCCCTCACTGAGAGCCCGTTCCCTCCACATGCAGCCCAGAGGGCTGGGAGATGCTGTGGGTAAGGCCCAGGCCATTGGCTCGGGCactagtagcagcagcagctggagaatgTACCCCCTGGCTCCAGTGTCAGCAGCCGTCAGGGGCCCGAGCGAGGGGTGCTGCGTGCTGCCCGGGAAGGGGAGGCTGCAGCTGGTGGGCGGCTGCGCGGTAGCAGCAGCGTGAGCCTGAACCGGGTGCTCGCTGAGGGCGAGGAAAGGAGTCGAGACAGAAAAGGCTCACAGCAGGGAAACCCACTGCCAGCTGGTGCGGCCACTCAAGGCtgtgaggagggggcgggggagtccAGTCTGGCCTGCCAACAGAGTAcccgcctccctcccagcgcagggCTCGACCTGGCTGGGGAAGGTGGCTGCTGTCCAGCCCCAGGATCCTGGCCCTGAGTTAGCTTCCTTTGGGTGTTGGCAGCAGTCAGCCCGGCGAGCTCCTAGCAGCAcgtctgtgggggtggggagagccacAAAGGGGTAGACCAGCTGGGAGGGGGGCActcggcagggctgggctgggtcagcCCCAGGGCACTGCTGCTGAAAAGGGCAGCGAGGaggtgctccggggggagggtaAGGAGAGGTGGCTGCTAGAGGCAGGTATCACTGGCCCCAGAGGGGAGATGGCAGCTTCAGGGCCTGTGCTCTGAAGGGCTGTACCCAGCACTGGTGCCCATCCGGCTGCCTCAGGCCAGCTCCCGGGCAGCACCCTACCCTgcacctcctctccctgccccccatcaggGTGCCCATTGCCGGGCTGCTCTCCCAGCACCAGGGGAGGGTAAGTGGCCATGGGTGGCTGGAAAAGGGCATCTGCTGCTACAGCAGGCTCAGTCCCTCCCCAGGGTGCCAGGATCTCCACGGGGGAGACTGCCAGGCCTGGCCCCACGCTGATGGGCTTCATGCTAATAGAACTGGTGCTAAATGGTGGCACCGCTGAGGATGGGCTGCTGagattcccctgggaggggaagctagggccagacccagagagagaaaagctgAAGCCAACGTCACTGCACGAGTCTTATCGCACCATGGTGTCCTTGTCCTCAGAGAGCCAGCCCCACTACGGCCCGGCCCTGCTGGGCCCCACGGCCTGTGCACAGACCCACACTCCCTGCCCggctcagctctgcccctgcaAGCCCCTCGTACAATGACACGGAGCAGGGCTTGGCCGGAGTGCAGTCTGCTTCTTGCAACCTGCGTGCGTGGTGAGTCAACACGCCCCTGTGTGCGCAGAGCGTAACGCCCTCTCGCAGCTCTCTGTGAACACCTGACCCCAGCTGAAGCCAGAAGCTGCAGAGGGGGCAATAAATGCCCACACACAGCTGAGAACTAGACCAGAAACTCCCCCTTTATTTAGAAAGCCTGCGTACAGTATTTACAGCCAGTGCAGTGTATGCCCCTGCCCGCGGCCTATGCAGCCAGCAGTGTCCTCACACAATGCCCTGAATAGTGCCCAGGCCCGTGTGCTGGGAGCTGGCCAGAGGGGTTCAGAAACCCTGCAAGAACACCTCAGGGGACCCACGCTTCTTGGGAAGCTGCTCGGGAACCCACTCTTCCACCCTGCCACTCTGGCTCCCCCTCCTGTCTTGTTCGTGGCTGCCTGAGTGATCGGAAGCACCATCCCTGCCTGTAGTGCATGTGTCAGCGGGGAaagcagcaggggaccctcccacctccccgTGACTAAAGCTCCACCAGGAAGTTCTCTCTCATTTGGGATGAGATTCCCCTCCATGCCAAGGGCCAGCACGAGACCACCCGTCAGTGGTGCCAGGTTTTATAGTGGCCCTGTAACCGGGGAGAGGAGCTGTGGGTGTGAatcccctcccgctgctcctgaGCGGAAGGCGTCTGCTAATTCCCTCAcatcccagggaggctgtgggagaggggaggattTTTCACTCCTGGGAGACAATCCACCCCCGAGCTCAGGATCTTTGCCTACGCCAGGGGGAGGGCACGGGGTCATGGGACAATCCATGACTAGTGCAGGGTCTCACAGGGGCTTTGGTCGCACTCCTTTCCCTTGAGATCCACAACTCAGCTCAAAGCCCCTTCCTCACACCCCAGATTACGGGGCGGGATGGTGGCTGTGGGGGTGAGGGCCAGGCTGAGAGGTTGAAGGAGGgggactgggacagaggaggaggagcatgAACCCCAGCTGTGCTGCCGACAGCCTCAGATCCATGGCTAAATGTGCACCACGTCCAGGGTTGGCCGGGAGTCAGCAGGTGATGACGCCTCCATCTCTCCATTTCACCAGCCCACACACGCCTGTCCTGAATCCTCTTGGCCTTCTCCGCGTTAGGGCTGTGCGtgctccttcccttcccatctCACTGCAGGCTAGCAGGCAGCAAACTTCCGCTGGATCACTCTGTATGTGAGCAGCTCCTGCTCCGAAACTGACGGCTGCAGCCTTGTGGCAGCTTGTCCAAAATCCTCCATGGTCAGAACTAGAGCGGAACTCTCCGTGTCCAGCCCTGGGGAAAGAGTCACACAGGCACCTGAATGCAGACAGCACAGGGAGCTGGTCTTCCCCACCGCAGCCCAGGAATctgctcccagccaggcaagACCTGACAGCCCCCACTCGAGACTCTGCACAAGTTGTTAAACAGCCACGTGAGGCTCTCActtcaccctgccccaccccctgctgcctgcccacctgcctccagccccctccgGGCCTTCCTCTGACATTCTCTCACATTCAGAATCATGGCTTAACAAAAGCTGCCCAAGCCTAGGCAAATAAGAAACTGTCTTGTGGGAAGGCAGATGCATGAACTCAATTCGGGCGGAACGGCTGGGCCTGGAGAACACCTCCCCGCCAGCTCCCCAGAGGGCGAAGAGCACCCTGCCGCATCTCGCAGTGGAGAATGTTCTTTAGCCCCATAttctggaatcatgtgattacaGGTGACTATCAGCTCTCGGTTTTGTAATGAAATTTCTAACCATCATGGTTgcgaagaaaagcttgaaactgtGGCCCGGGTGCCACCTAAGAGCTCTGAAATCAGAAATGAAAGAGAACCCCCAGTCTATTCTCTTCTTAAATCCCAGGACTTTGGGGGGCCTGCCTGGTGACTGGGCTGGCAAACCTCTGAACCCCGCTCTGCCTCGTGCACATGGGAGCTGCCAGTGACCAGAGGGGATAGCTCGTGCCTTTCTCCCCAGCCAATCTTTTCCACTTTAACCTTCCacagagagaaactgcagagcagaTGATGAAAAGAATAAAGAGGGGTGACGACAGAGAGCAGAGGAGACCTCCTTGCTCCAGCAGCAAGCGTGCCTGCAGACATTTCGGGGTTACATGGGGGGCTGTAGTCCCAGAGCCAAGCTGTGCGTACTCGGTGCTCACATCTCTCCACCAGCCCTTGGTCACCTTCGGGCCGTGAGGCACCCAGCTGGGATCAGACTGAACAAGCCCTGGTGGGACTGGTCTCAGAGCCTGGTGCCAAGGCCATCACTATGCAGCTGCCTTGTGCCGAGAGCCAGGGAACAAACAACCCAGGGGGAAGTGGCTGACCGCCACGATGGCGGAGCAGAGTCCAGTTCAAGCCCATTTATATAATgggctgaagaagtgaggttcttacctacgaaagcttatgctcccaatacttctgttagtcctaaaggtgccacaggaccctctgttgcttttcacagattcagactaacacggctacccctctggtatATAATGTTTGTTTACCTAGCTTAAGGCACAGGCACAAGAGAGAAaaggttgcaatgccacttggTGACCAAACAGCCATTGACAAGTCCCCTTTCAGTCGCTGTCACGACCGCGGCTTTGGCCGGGCAGGAAGGCTGGTTCCCAGGGCTCTCCCTGCGGGCTGACATGCGGCTCACTCGTCCCTGGACAGAGCGTTTTTTAAATCTGACTCTCGGTTTATTTTGCCTCGCTCGGCCCCTTTTTAATACTGCGGAATTAGACAGCATGCTGAGGAGCCAAACCCGGAGAGGGAAGCCAGGATCACGACCCTATTCTACAGCTGGGGAACTCCATACAGAGACATACCCATGTCCATCCCGCAGGCTGACCCCTGCAGACGGACCCCACTGTGCGGAGCCTCAGAGAGCCCCGTGACAGAGCTAGGATTTGGACAGTGGGGTTCCTAGCTCCCAGGCCACTGCTCTAACTAATGGACAATGCTGCCTCTCCATTGCTTCCATCTGCCTGTGTGTGCAAGTCTCCCAGTTTGTGAATGTCCCCAAAATGCCCAGATCACTGGTGAACAAGACCCGACCTAGCCCGGATCCCCATGGTAACCCCCAGAGGAGCCTTCTCCCGACTTGGCTTGGCCACTTGGCGTTCCCCTTTGTCCCAACCGAGTCAAGTCCAAGCCCAGTGTGAACCGATGAGGGAAGATTTCACAAgacactgtatcaaatgcttcacTAAAACCCAAAACACAGTTCGCTGCCCTTAAACCCTATCCGGGGAAGCCCCTGTGTCTGCCTGGAGTGATTTGTTCTGCATCACTCCCTCCCAAAGGCTGGGGGTCCAGCTAGTCTCTAGAGATTTTAACCTCCACCCAGCACACAAGAGGAAGGGGCTGGGCTCCTACCTTCCTCAATCCAATCCACCTTCCGTTTGACAGCACACAGCATGGCGTCTGCGCAGAGCGCGTACAGATCTGCTCCCGTCAGCTGTGCAGGGCACTGATCCAGGACACTGTTGAGACGCACTGAAGGGTCCAGTTTGAACCTGCCAGGAGGGGAAACGCCCAGCAGTTAGAGCCACAGACAGCCGGAGACTGAAtccagccagagggctgtgggcaggaggaTTCAGATCCCCAGGTCAGCTCCTCCCTGTGCAGCCCCCCTGGGCTCTGCACTGGGTTCTCCATAATCACAGGCTCCACCACTTGATTAACCGGCTTGTTCATTTCCCTCCTACAAGAGCATGGCTGGCCTGCGTCACAAGTGGAGTCTCACTCCCGCAGGGCAGAGTCAAAGGCAATTCAGACCTGTCAATCAGGGAAGACCAGGCGTCTGCGGGTCTGGCTCCTGGCTGCAGACTCCCCGCAGAGGAGAATTTCCATAACTATCTACATCAAAGTGATCTCAATATCAAAAATTCCTGTGCAAACCCCACACACCCCAGAGGTTCGGTCTCCCCTAACAGGAAGGGCTCTGGCAGACGGGGCCGGTCACATGGCCAGACAGGAGATCAGACGACACAGATTTCAGCAATGCACATGTTCATTTCTCCAACCAGTAAATGCCTGGCCTGAGCAGAAAGAAACAGCAGTGATTGTCCGCAagccagatggggaaactaaacCAGCGGGGTAAAACCCTGCCAGATCACAACGGGACCTCTGGAACCACAACCTCCATAGTGCAGGGCAATGGGGAAATCGGTCGCtcaggccagctcctcagctagtGTCAAGCGACACGGACTTCAACAAAGCAGCGCGTAACTcccctgctgaggatctggcccctggtgTGCAGACGCAGCCCTGTTACAGCTCTCCGTGTCTCTTTGGCAGAGGCCAGGCCTCTTGCAgcccaggagggggctgtgggtgtgAAGGGCGAGCCCGGAACTGAAGAGGTGGTGTGAGCTCATCTAGGGCTGGATGGAGGCCGGtacagctctgctcctgcccccagccgcAGGGCTTTCCTGCACAGGTCCCTCCTTCTCTCTTGTATGCTCCAGCTCCAAGCTAGGGGGCAGCCCACAGAGCTCTGGGCACCATGACTGGCACCCCTGAACTGCCCTCAACTCTGCCAGccatcctccccccctcccccccgggtgcTTAGCCACCCAGCTGCGCTGCGCATGCACAGCTAGGTATAGAAGCGGCTTGGTTGGTGCTAGGCAGCTGGGCAAACACTCACTTCCTGGTGATGGCACTCAGCACTCGCAGCTGAGACTCACGGTCCTCATTCATGCCGACATAGACCAGCTTGTCAAACCTGGCGGTGGAGGGAAAGAGCCAGTCAAGGACAGATCAAGAAAAACCTGCTTCAACAGCCAAGCCACGTGTTCCCAGCGTCAGCCcaacccctcccaccaccaccagggCAATCAGCGGCT is a window encoding:
- the GNMT gene encoding glycine N-methyltransferase codes for the protein MVDSIYRTRSLGVAAEGLPDQYADGRAARVWQLYIGDTRGRTAEYRSWLLALLRRHRCRAVLDVACGTGVDSIMLVEDGFSVTSVDASDKMLKYALKERWNRRKEEAFDKWVIEEANWLTLDKDVQKPGDGFDAVICLGNSFAHLPDFKGDQSDHKLALKNIASMVRPGGLMVIDHRNYDYILATGCAPPGKNIYYKSDLTKDITTSVLLVNNKAHMVTLDYTLQVPAQEPEEAPELSKFRLSYYPHCLEAFTELLKNAFQGQCQHSVLGDFQPYQPGQAYTPCYFIHVVKKTG